A stretch of Funiculus sociatus GB2-C1 DNA encodes these proteins:
- a CDS encoding proton extrusion protein PcxA — protein sequence MKLPFFTQLRSSLDAASQWYIRTPERALERAYKAALMIKAIEDEHFDGNKISSDSKKYRENALSYFIIKLNKYLKDTRLSLSEFHSSTSIVSLANQNRTRYTIDGSEYRNVAELENRETQSITLEKLKFIDDVISKYQSQPKRSSSPSPSSSSALMPVSQSKLVEANLDKGELYNQPIYFDKSKVIGEAETMTDTTSFVPRSILSTLDRLKRDFNPKSEEEVVKNFRISQTKTIISIRFILVLILVPLLTQQVTKTFLVAPLVERVRDENKTEIFLNVDLEEEAFHDLQRFEQLLKFRTLVGLAPKLSPEEMEEEVKEKAFELTEEYRHKSANAIKNVFADIFAAGAFYVLLINSRREIEIFKGFIDDVVYGLSDSAKAFIIILFTDVFVGFHSPHGWEVILEGISRHLGLPENRDFNYLFIATFPVILDTIFKYWIFRYLNRISPSAVATYRNMNE from the coding sequence ATGAAACTACCTTTCTTTACACAGCTCCGCTCTTCCTTAGATGCTGCCAGCCAGTGGTACATCCGGACACCAGAAAGGGCCTTGGAGCGGGCATACAAAGCAGCTTTAATGATTAAAGCAATTGAAGACGAACATTTTGACGGCAACAAAATATCTTCTGATTCCAAAAAATACCGCGAAAATGCCCTTTCTTATTTCATAATTAAGCTTAATAAATATTTAAAGGATACTAGGTTAAGTTTGTCCGAATTTCATTCTAGCACTTCAATTGTTAGCCTAGCAAATCAAAATAGAACCAGATACACAATCGATGGCTCGGAATACAGAAACGTTGCCGAACTGGAAAATAGAGAAACCCAATCAATAACTCTAGAAAAACTCAAGTTTATTGACGATGTGATATCTAAATACCAGTCTCAACCAAAACGTTCTTCATCGCCATCACCATCGTCATCGTCAGCCTTGATGCCAGTTTCTCAATCTAAACTTGTAGAAGCCAACCTTGATAAAGGAGAATTATATAATCAGCCAATTTACTTTGATAAAAGCAAAGTAATCGGAGAAGCTGAGACAATGACTGATACAACAAGTTTTGTCCCCAGGTCAATCTTGAGTACCTTGGATCGGCTTAAAAGAGACTTCAACCCAAAATCAGAAGAGGAAGTTGTTAAAAACTTTCGGATATCTCAAACAAAAACAATAATTTCTATTAGGTTTATTTTAGTTTTGATTTTAGTTCCTCTGTTGACTCAGCAGGTAACTAAAACCTTTCTAGTAGCACCTCTTGTTGAGCGCGTCAGAGATGAAAACAAAACTGAAATTTTCTTAAATGTTGATTTGGAAGAAGAAGCTTTTCACGATTTGCAAAGATTTGAGCAACTATTAAAGTTTAGAACTTTGGTAGGTCTAGCTCCGAAGTTGTCACCGGAGGAAATGGAAGAGGAAGTCAAAGAAAAGGCATTTGAACTGACTGAAGAATACCGTCACAAAAGCGCTAATGCCATAAAAAATGTTTTTGCTGATATATTTGCGGCTGGGGCTTTTTACGTTTTACTGATTAACAGTCGTAGGGAAATTGAGATTTTTAAAGGTTTTATAGATGATGTTGTTTATGGTCTGAGTGACAGTGCTAAAGCTTTTATTATTATTTTGTTTACTGATGTCTTTGTAGGATTTCACTCACCTCACGGCTGGGAAGTGATTTTAGAAGGAATATCAAGGCACTTAGGCTTGCCGGAAAACAGAGACTTCAACTATTTATTTATCGCCACTTTTCCAGTGATTCTGGACACGATTTTTAAGTATTGGATTTTCCGTTACTTGAACAGAATTTCGCCTTCAGCAGTTGCTACTTATCGGAATATGAATGAATGA
- a CDS encoding glycosyltransferase family 2 protein has protein sequence MNASKLPVSVLIPAKNEQANLPACLESVARADEVFVVDSQSSDRSIEISESYGANVVQFHFNGRWPKKKNWALDNLPFRNDWVLIVDCDERITPELWDEIATAIQNPEYEGYYLNRKVFFLGKWIQHGGRYPDWNLRLFKHKNGRYENLGTEEIRNTGDNEVHEHVVLPGSVGYLKNDMLHIDFRDVFHWLERHNRYSNWEARVYLNILTGKDESGTIGANLFGDAVQRKRFLKKVWVRLPFKPFIRFILIYFIQLGFLDGKPGYIYARLMSQYEYQIGIKLYELMQFGGQLNVAAATPKAPPQPVKEPDSLTGSV, from the coding sequence ATGAATGCCTCCAAACTCCCCGTATCAGTTCTGATTCCCGCTAAAAACGAACAAGCAAATCTACCTGCTTGCCTGGAAAGCGTTGCCAGGGCTGATGAAGTATTTGTGGTGGATTCCCAAAGTAGCGATCGCTCTATAGAAATTTCTGAAAGTTACGGCGCGAACGTTGTCCAATTTCACTTCAACGGTCGCTGGCCGAAAAAGAAAAACTGGGCATTAGACAATCTGCCTTTCCGCAACGATTGGGTATTAATTGTCGATTGTGACGAGCGCATTACCCCGGAACTCTGGGACGAAATTGCCACTGCGATTCAGAATCCCGAATACGAAGGTTACTACCTCAACCGCAAAGTCTTTTTTCTCGGAAAATGGATTCAGCACGGTGGTAGATATCCAGACTGGAATTTACGCTTGTTTAAGCACAAAAACGGGCGCTACGAAAACTTGGGGACAGAAGAAATTCGCAACACTGGCGACAACGAAGTTCACGAACACGTTGTGCTTCCAGGTTCAGTCGGCTATCTGAAAAACGATATGCTGCACATCGACTTTCGGGACGTATTTCACTGGCTGGAAAGGCATAATCGCTACTCTAACTGGGAAGCCCGCGTTTATCTCAATATCCTCACAGGAAAAGACGAAAGCGGTACCATTGGCGCTAATTTATTTGGCGACGCGGTGCAGCGCAAGCGTTTTCTGAAAAAAGTCTGGGTACGGCTACCTTTTAAACCGTTTATCCGGTTTATTTTGATTTACTTTATTCAGCTTGGCTTTTTGGACGGGAAACCTGGATATATTTATGCGCGGCTGATGAGTCAGTACGAGTATCAAATTGGCATCAAGCTGTATGAATTGATGCAGTTTGGCGGTCAGTTGAACGTAGCAGCGGCGACACCGAAAGCCCCTCCCCAGCCTGTAAAAGAGCCGGATTCGTTAACAGGGAGCGTCTAG
- a CDS encoding recombinase family protein, with product MLTQSQPNWIRGSTRSGKTTRLVNQFCQWVEVRSQQNRLSLSTQGRRRRRDSERSILVFAANDDNRSELADRLAAATDGRYPIQSKTPLGFFQDEIILFWPLLIGRLNLRAQFPVRLRPETEQELATRLWRSELDKGSLQMLGVSEYRVVRRILDLLQLAAISGTPLEDIPAILEQGILLPLTQREEDGESVEDSAINWTDVGNLLLGWRGWCLERGLLTYGIICELYWRYLLPDETYQQHLIRRYQGVLADDVDDYPAIAGDLFNFLLDKGAVGAFTYNPDGAVRLGLNADPNYLARLASRCRVETLSDRAQNNLGAVYGEPIVETVRDPMYMLSLPESVQLIQTMSRAQLLRQTGEAIAEAVQSGQVQPSDVAVIAPGLDAIARYTLVEILTSKGIPVESLNDQRPLISSPTIRALLTLLALIYPGLGRLVNRDAVAEMLVVLSPTRDWGLLTLDWGVGEEFASSPISNHQSPAIDPVRAGLLADYCYSPDPEQPRLLPVTNFPRWDRLGHSACKAYEQILGWIEQQQTQQQQRLIPNYVALLDRAIQQFLWKGSNLPYDQLAALRELMETAQHYWEVEGRLRQKSGGGDSDRDTIERFICLLRRGTVTANPYPVRRLGLSSRAVTLATIFQYRASRRFHRWQFWLDAGSPLWSKGGAATLFGAPLFLKDWSGEPIREQDTQVADEQRLRRILLDLLGRVGERVYLCHSELATNGQEQSGPLLPLVNASVPVNPDAMS from the coding sequence ATGTTAACCCAATCTCAGCCAAACTGGATCAGAGGATCAACCCGAAGTGGTAAGACAACTCGCCTGGTGAATCAGTTTTGTCAGTGGGTGGAGGTGCGATCGCAACAGAACCGACTTTCGCTGTCAACTCAGGGGAGGAGGAGGCGACGGGACTCGGAAAGATCGATTTTGGTGTTTGCTGCTAATGATGATAACCGGAGCGAGTTAGCTGACCGTTTGGCTGCTGCGACAGATGGGCGGTATCCGATTCAATCTAAGACACCTTTAGGGTTTTTTCAGGATGAAATTATACTGTTTTGGCCTTTGCTAATTGGGCGATTGAATTTAAGGGCGCAATTTCCAGTCCGGCTACGCCCGGAAACTGAGCAGGAGTTAGCTACTCGGCTGTGGCGTTCTGAGTTAGATAAAGGCAGCTTACAGATGCTGGGAGTAAGCGAGTATCGTGTGGTGCGTCGGATTCTGGACTTGTTGCAGCTAGCGGCTATTAGTGGGACACCACTTGAGGACATTCCGGCTATTCTTGAACAAGGCATCTTACTCCCATTAACACAGAGGGAGGAGGATGGGGAAAGCGTTGAAGATTCAGCTATTAATTGGACTGATGTAGGAAATTTACTGCTTGGCTGGCGGGGATGGTGTCTGGAGAGGGGTTTGCTGACTTATGGGATTATATGCGAACTTTATTGGCGGTATCTGCTGCCAGATGAAACTTATCAGCAGCATTTAATTCGCCGCTATCAAGGGGTGTTGGCGGATGATGTGGATGATTACCCAGCTATAGCTGGCGATTTATTTAATTTTCTTTTGGATAAGGGAGCGGTAGGGGCATTTACTTATAATCCGGATGGAGCGGTGCGATTGGGTTTGAATGCCGATCCGAATTACCTGGCCCGTCTAGCTTCGCGCTGTCGGGTAGAAACTTTGAGCGATCGCGCCCAGAATAATCTAGGGGCAGTTTACGGAGAGCCAATCGTAGAGACGGTGCGCGATCCGATGTATATGTTGAGCTTACCAGAGTCGGTACAGTTGATTCAAACCATGTCCCGCGCTCAGTTGTTGCGGCAAACTGGGGAAGCGATCGCCGAAGCGGTACAAAGTGGACAAGTGCAGCCTTCCGATGTGGCAGTAATTGCGCCTGGTTTGGATGCGATCGCCCGCTATACCCTAGTCGAAATTCTCACAAGCAAAGGTATCCCGGTAGAGTCCCTCAACGACCAGCGCCCCCTAATTAGTTCCCCCACAATCCGGGCATTGCTCACACTCTTAGCTCTAATTTATCCAGGCTTGGGGCGATTGGTAAACCGGGATGCCGTAGCAGAAATGTTGGTCGTACTTAGTCCGACTAGGGACTGGGGACTCTTGACTCTTGACTGGGGAGTGGGGGAAGAATTTGCCTCTTCACCAATCTCTAATCACCAATCCCCGGCCATCGATCCAGTACGGGCAGGTTTGTTGGCAGATTACTGCTATTCCCCAGATCCAGAGCAACCCCGTTTGCTACCTGTGACGAATTTCCCGCGATGGGATCGGCTGGGACACTCTGCCTGTAAAGCCTACGAGCAGATTTTGGGGTGGATAGAGCAGCAGCAAACTCAGCAACAACAGCGTCTGATTCCCAACTACGTCGCCCTGCTTGACCGGGCAATTCAGCAGTTTTTGTGGAAAGGTAGCAATCTCCCCTACGACCAGCTAGCAGCCTTACGTGAACTGATGGAAACCGCGCAACATTACTGGGAAGTCGAGGGACGACTGCGACAAAAAAGCGGGGGAGGCGATAGCGATCGCGACACCATTGAACGCTTCATCTGCCTGTTGCGTCGCGGTACCGTCACCGCCAACCCTTACCCAGTTCGTCGGCTAGGTCTGAGTAGTCGCGCTGTTACTTTGGCTACAATCTTTCAATACCGAGCTTCTCGACGGTTCCACCGCTGGCAATTTTGGCTAGATGCGGGTTCTCCCCTGTGGTCAAAGGGCGGTGCTGCTACCCTATTTGGTGCGCCTTTGTTTCTCAAGGATTGGTCAGGAGAGCCAATTAGGGAACAAGATACCCAAGTAGCTGATGAGCAAAGGCTGCGGCGGATTTTACTAGATTTACTAGGGCGAGTGGGGGAGCGAGTTTATCTGTGTCATAGCGAATTGGCGACAAATGGGCAGGAGCAAAGCGGCCCCCTGTTGCCTTTAGTAAATGCCTCGGTTCCTGTGAATCCTGATGCAATGAGTTAG
- a CDS encoding serine/threonine protein kinase: MLQAEQVLQGRYKLNQKLGQNAGRQTWLATDIETEEKELVVVKLLAFGGEVQWDDLKLFEREAQVLKQLNHSQIPQYRDYFCMDERSLWFAIVQEYIPGDSLKELLNSGKKYTETEVRKIASDVLKVLIYLHELSPTVLHRDIKPSNLIWGKDGKIYLVDFGAVQDKAAKEGATFTVVGTYGYAPMEQFGGRAVPASDLYSLGATLIHLLTGTAPADLPSRNLRIQFEQQVSISSPTISWIQKLTEPAPEERFSSAKSALKALKEGTLINTSTGIQPLKQAVPFNNNSGQGRLFDSSVEVPEEIKGWNWGAFLLPYLWPFTNNVWFGLISLIPNVGWLMAIALGSRGNEWAWKSRKWRSIEQFKAHQRGWAIAGLFIGVPMAWLYIALIRALLFGIGI; this comes from the coding sequence ATGCTGCAAGCAGAACAGGTATTACAAGGACGCTATAAACTAAACCAAAAACTAGGACAAAATGCTGGGCGACAAACTTGGTTAGCGACGGATATCGAAACTGAAGAAAAAGAGTTGGTAGTTGTCAAACTCCTAGCTTTTGGTGGCGAGGTGCAGTGGGACGATCTCAAGCTGTTTGAAAGAGAAGCACAGGTACTTAAACAGTTGAATCATTCCCAGATTCCTCAATACCGAGATTATTTTTGTATGGATGAGCGATCGCTCTGGTTTGCTATAGTCCAAGAATACATCCCCGGCGACTCTCTGAAGGAGTTGCTGAACTCCGGCAAAAAGTATACCGAAACAGAAGTTCGCAAAATTGCCTCTGATGTTCTCAAGGTTTTGATTTATCTCCACGAACTCAGTCCAACGGTGCTGCACCGAGACATCAAACCGAGTAATTTAATCTGGGGTAAAGATGGCAAGATATATTTAGTTGATTTTGGCGCTGTGCAAGATAAAGCGGCAAAAGAAGGAGCCACATTTACCGTTGTGGGGACTTATGGTTATGCGCCAATGGAACAGTTTGGCGGTAGGGCTGTACCAGCATCAGACTTGTATTCATTGGGAGCAACTTTGATTCATTTGTTAACCGGAACTGCACCAGCGGATCTGCCTTCTCGTAACTTGCGAATTCAATTTGAGCAGCAGGTGAGCATCAGTTCCCCAACGATTAGCTGGATTCAAAAGTTGACAGAACCAGCCCCAGAGGAACGGTTTAGCAGTGCGAAATCAGCTCTAAAAGCGCTGAAAGAAGGCACTCTAATCAACACTAGTACAGGAATTCAGCCGTTAAAGCAAGCAGTCCCGTTTAATAATAATTCTGGGCAAGGCAGATTATTTGATTCTTCGGTGGAGGTGCCTGAAGAAATTAAGGGTTGGAATTGGGGCGCATTTCTGTTGCCTTATCTGTGGCCTTTCACAAATAATGTTTGGTTTGGACTTATATCTTTGATACCAAATGTTGGTTGGTTGATGGCGATCGCGCTCGGTTCTAGGGGCAATGAATGGGCGTGGAAAAGTAGAAAATGGCGCAGTATTGAACAATTCAAAGCGCATCAAAGAGGTTGGGCGATCGCTGGACTGTTTATTGGGGTACCGATGGCTTGGTTATATATCGCTTTAATCCGCGCTTTGCTGTTTGGCATTGGCATTTAA
- the hpsU gene encoding hormogonium polysaccharide biosynthesis acetyltransferase HpsU, whose translation MLEPGESKPALDEVLVDLRRYDQSWFDRGRPGWFVLLWWLVQAIAFPLTPHPVNSLRCSLLRLFGAKIGKGVVIRPTARFTFPWKVEIGDYSWIGDDVVFYSLDQIRIGQHCVVSQKSYLCTGSHDIHDPTFNLITSGITIGNGAWIATDCFIAPGVEIGAYSVIGARSSVFGNIPPQQVCWGTPCRPHYQREIKN comes from the coding sequence GTGTTGGAACCAGGGGAGTCAAAGCCAGCTTTAGACGAGGTATTGGTAGATTTACGCCGCTACGACCAATCTTGGTTTGACAGGGGAAGACCAGGCTGGTTTGTGTTGCTCTGGTGGTTGGTGCAAGCGATCGCATTCCCCTTGACTCCCCATCCCGTCAACAGCTTGCGCTGCTCCCTACTGCGGCTGTTTGGGGCAAAAATCGGCAAAGGTGTCGTTATCCGCCCCACTGCCCGCTTCACCTTTCCCTGGAAAGTGGAAATTGGCGATTACAGTTGGATTGGCGATGATGTCGTTTTCTACAGCCTTGACCAAATTCGCATTGGTCAGCACTGTGTAGTTTCCCAAAAAAGCTACCTCTGCACTGGTAGTCACGACATCCACGATCCAACTTTCAACCTAATAACATCCGGCATTACCATTGGCAATGGTGCTTGGATTGCCACCGATTGCTTTATTGCGCCTGGGGTGGAAATCGGCGCATATTCGGTAATAGGCGCGCGCAGCAGCGTTTTTGGCAACATTCCACCGCAGCAGGTTTGCTGGGGTACACCTTGCCGTCCCCACTACCAAAGAGAAATTAAAAATTAA
- a CDS encoding protein kinase domain-containing protein, producing the protein MLQTQQVLQGRYQLERQLGQNAGRQTWLATDLSAEPNQEVIVKLLAFNPQMQWEELKLFEREAQVLKNLNHPKIPKYHDYFSLDEETGGGLPWFGLVQDYIPGKSLRQMLDERKNLTESLVQRIATEVLKILIYLHELSPPVLHRDIKPSNLIFGENRQVYLVDFGAVTDRAKTEGVTFTVVGTSGYAPPEQLWGRAVPASDLYALGATLIHLLTGTPPAELPQHQMRIQFADKVNLNPNVTHWIEKLIEPAPEKRFTTAREALEGMVAATSPSYIKTNPQENENSVRYGRLAFLASIPLIILGLGVTAMPDLLDSSTKAKQSEAKQYVSAMNLAQQAYFLDNNHFSNSVTELGIGISTQTENYQYSTWGPDKAAFNYGITRNRKLKSYVGGTFLVPVNDVGAAKGEMKTLAIMCESKATGISVIPNPIIINGQPACGVGTTKIGK; encoded by the coding sequence ATGCTGCAAACACAACAGGTATTACAAGGACGTTATCAGCTAGAACGGCAATTAGGGCAAAATGCAGGGCGGCAAACTTGGCTAGCAACAGATTTATCAGCCGAACCTAACCAAGAAGTAATTGTTAAATTGCTGGCTTTTAATCCGCAGATGCAATGGGAAGAATTGAAACTATTTGAACGTGAGGCTCAAGTTTTAAAAAATCTCAACCATCCCAAAATTCCGAAATATCACGATTATTTTTCATTGGATGAAGAGACAGGCGGCGGTTTACCTTGGTTTGGATTAGTTCAAGATTACATTCCTGGTAAATCCTTACGCCAAATGTTAGATGAACGAAAAAATTTAACAGAAAGTTTGGTGCAAAGAATTGCCACAGAGGTGCTGAAGATTCTGATTTATCTGCACGAATTGAGTCCGCCAGTTTTGCACCGCGATATCAAACCCAGTAATTTGATTTTCGGCGAAAACAGACAAGTTTATCTGGTAGATTTTGGTGCGGTTACTGACCGCGCTAAGACTGAAGGAGTAACCTTTACAGTAGTCGGAACCAGTGGCTATGCGCCGCCCGAACAACTATGGGGACGTGCAGTTCCAGCATCAGATTTGTATGCACTGGGAGCAACACTCATTCATTTGTTAACTGGAACACCACCAGCTGAATTACCGCAGCATCAAATGCGAATTCAATTTGCAGACAAAGTTAACCTGAACCCCAATGTTACCCACTGGATAGAAAAACTCATAGAACCCGCTCCCGAAAAAAGATTCACTACAGCACGGGAAGCACTTGAGGGAATGGTAGCAGCTACTTCCCCCAGTTATATTAAAACAAATCCTCAAGAAAATGAAAATTCAGTTCGTTATGGCCGTCTAGCGTTTTTAGCTTCGATACCACTAATAATTCTCGGTTTAGGTGTTACTGCTATGCCAGATTTGCTGGATTCATCAACTAAAGCCAAGCAATCTGAAGCGAAACAATATGTTAGTGCAATGAACCTCGCCCAGCAAGCTTATTTTTTGGATAACAATCATTTTTCTAATTCCGTTACAGAACTAGGGATTGGTATTAGCACTCAGACAGAAAACTACCAGTATTCAACTTGGGGGCCAGATAAAGCCGCATTTAACTATGGAATAACCCGAAATCGTAAACTCAAAAGCTATGTTGGCGGTACTTTCTTAGTACCTGTAAACGACGTTGGGGCTGCTAAGGGTGAAATGAAAACGTTGGCAATTATGTGCGAATCTAAGGCGACCGGAATAAGCGTAATTCCAAATCCAATCATTATAAATGGTCAACCAGCCTGTGGTGTTGGCACAACTAAAATAGGTAAGTGA